Within Thermoplasmataceae archaeon, the genomic segment GGTCTGAAGTCTCTTCACCATCCTGTATGCTCCCCTGCTCAGATTCTCCTTGAGTTTATAGTACCTCTCCATATGCTCTGCTATTTTATACCCGTTGCTCTGATAGAATTTTATCGCCTTTTCATTGGTATCTCTGACTTCCAGTATGGATGTTTTTCCGCCGCGTGAGATCATTTGGCGCTCCATCTCCCGGATGAGCATTCTTCCAATACCCTTGTTCTGGCTGGTTGGATCGACGGCAATGCTCTCGAGATCGAATGAACCATCCCCAAGTGGAAGAACAACGGCATAGCCAACGATACTCTTTTCCTCCTCAGCGATTATATTAAAACTTCCGGGAGCTGTAAATATCTTCTTCAACATACGCTTCGAATAAGGCCCAACCTTGAAAGTTTGATTTTCAAGTTTTTTAATTTCCGAGAGATCATCCTTTTTGAAAGT encodes:
- a CDS encoding N-acetyltransferase, which translates into the protein MILRTFKKDDLSEIKKLENQTFKVGPYSKRMLKKIFTAPGSFNIIAEEEKSIVGYAVVLPLGDGSFDLESIAVDPTSQNKGIGRMLIREMERQMISRGGKTSILEVRDTNEKAIKFYQSNGYKIAEHMERYYKLKENLSRGAYRMVKRLQTSE